Proteins found in one Streptococcus mitis genomic segment:
- a CDS encoding copper homeostasis protein CutC → MIYEFCSENVTLLEKAMQAGARRIELCDNLAVGGTTPSYGVTKAAVELATNYDTTIMTMIRPRGGDFVYNELEIAIMLEDIRLTAQAGSQGVVFGALTADKKLDKANLEKLITASKGMEIVFHMAFDELSDEDQLEAIDWLSQAGVTRILTRAGVSEDSLDKRFAHYHRILEHAKGKIEILPGGGIDLDNRQTFIDQLGVTQLHGTKVVF, encoded by the coding sequence ATGATTTACGAATTTTGTTCTGAAAATGTGACCTTGCTTGAAAAAGCGATGCAGGCCGGAGCTCGTCGAATCGAACTCTGTGACAATCTAGCAGTTGGTGGGACAACACCCAGCTATGGAGTGACCAAGGCAGCAGTTGAATTGGCAACCAACTACGATACGACCATTATGACCATGATTCGTCCCCGTGGTGGCGACTTTGTCTATAATGAACTAGAAATTGCTATCATGCTAGAAGATATTCGATTGACTGCTCAGGCTGGAAGTCAAGGGGTTGTTTTTGGAGCTTTAACTGCTGATAAGAAGTTGGATAAGGCTAATCTAGAGAAGTTGATTACTGCATCAAAAGGAATGGAAATTGTCTTCCACATGGCCTTTGATGAATTGAGTGACGAAGATCAGTTGGAAGCTATTGACTGGCTCAGCCAAGCTGGTGTCACTCGTATCCTGACTCGTGCTGGTGTATCTGAGGATTCACTAGACAAACGTTTTGCTCACTATCACAGAATTTTGGAGCACGCTAAAGGTAAGATTGAAATTCTACCAGGTGGGGGGATTGACCTTGACAACCGTCAGACCTTTATCGACCAGCTGGGCGTGACACAATTGCACGGAACTAAGGTGGTCTTTTAA
- a CDS encoding YbaN family protein → MRIIYLIIGFLSLALAIVGVVLPLLPTTPFLLLSIACFSRSSKRFEDWLYHTKLYQAYVADFRETKSIARERKKKIIVSIYILMGISIYFAPLLPVKIGLGALTIFITYYLFKVIPDKE, encoded by the coding sequence ATGCGTATTATTTATCTAATTATTGGTTTTTTATCACTGGCTTTGGCTATTGTCGGGGTTGTTTTACCCTTGTTGCCGACAACGCCTTTCCTTTTGTTGTCTATTGCTTGTTTCTCCAGAAGTTCCAAGCGCTTCGAAGATTGGCTTTACCATACCAAGCTCTATCAAGCATATGTAGCTGATTTTCGCGAGACCAAGTCTATTGCGCGTGAACGTAAGAAAAAAATCATCGTTTCTATCTACATCTTGATGGGAATTTCCATTTATTTTGCACCTCTTTTACCAGTCAAAATCGGTCTGGGAGCTTTGACCATCTTTATCACCTACTATCTCTTTAAAGTCATTCCAGACAAAGAATAA